One Solanum pennellii chromosome 10, SPENNV200 genomic region harbors:
- the LOC107001420 gene encoding hepatoma-derived growth factor-related protein 3-like: MAERAPISLVAGCSPALLLPPSSLPKKKRTREIGRGTENKRGRGKDEGREEREREKRQERGGGFWGCWSQLPGSSPVTCVRLAGGAGESGGGGGEEKGERREEEGKGKKGGETGGVGRRRERGMVGEEEGEDEKGERREGRLEAVKKS, from the coding sequence ATGGCGGAGCGAGCTCCTATCTCGCTAGTTGCTGGCTGCTCGCCTGCGCTGTTGCTGCCACCTTCGTCCctgccaaaaaagaaaagaacgaGGGAGATAGGAAGAGGAACGGAGAATAAGAGGGGGAGAGGAAAAGATGAAGGAAGAGAGGAGCGAGAACGAGAGAAGAGACAGGAGAGGGGAGGCGGCTTTTGGGGCTGCTGGTCGCAGCTGCCTGGCAGCTCGCCGGTCACTTGTGTGCGGCTGGCGGGAGGCGCTGGAGAGAGTGGTGGAGGCGGAGGAGAAGAGAAGGGAGAAAGAAGGGAAGAAGAGGGAAAGGGAAAGAAGGGAGGAGAGACGGGCGGTGTTGGGCGGAGAAGGGAGAGAGGGATGGTTGGAGAGGAAGAGGGGGAAGACGAGaagggagagaggagagaggggcGGCTGGAGGCTGTCAAGAagagttga